The following coding sequences lie in one Clupea harengus chromosome 23, Ch_v2.0.2, whole genome shotgun sequence genomic window:
- the tob1b gene encoding protein Tob1b, protein MQLEIQVALNFIISYLYNKLPRRRVNIFGEELERQLKKKYEGHWYPDKPYKGSGFRCIHIGEKVDPVVEQAAKESGLDIDDVRNNLPQDLSVWIDPFEVSYQIGEKGPVKVLYVDDNTENGSELDREIKNSFNPEAQVFMPISDPVGGSVGGGSSESSSPSPPFGQSSAAVSPSFLPRSTIPLTFTTATFAATKFGSTKMKNSGRGGASNGNSNGNGGKVARTSPTNLGLNVNNLLKQKAMSTSMHSLYSLGLGTQQQQQQQQQQQQQQQQKASALSPNAKEFVFPNLQGPGSAGGAFGGDNPLNLSPLQYNNAFDMFAAYGSLNDKSLMDGLNFSLSNMQYSNQQFQPVMAN, encoded by the coding sequence ATGCAGCTTGAAATCCAAGTAGCCCTCAACTTCATTATATCCTACCTGTACAACAAACTCCCCCGGCGCCGCGTGAATATCTTTGGCGAGGAACTCgagaggcagctgaagaagaaGTATGAGGGACACTGGTACCCAGACAAGCCATACAAAGGCTCAGGATTCAGGTGCATCCACATCGGGGAGAAGGTAGACCCCGTGGTGGAGCAGGCGGCCAAAGAGAGTGGGTTGGACATCGACGACGTGCGGAATAACCTGCCGCAGGACCTGAGCGTGTGGATCGACCCGTTCGAGGTGTCCTACCAGATCGGCGAGAAGGGCCCCGTCAAGGTCCTTTACGTGGACGACAACACTGAGAACGGTTCCGAGCTGGACAGGGAGATCAAGAACAGCTTTAACCCCGAGGCGCAGGTCTTCATGCCCATCAGCGACCCGGTGGGCGGTAGTGTCGGCGGCGGCTCGTCCGAGTCCAGCTCGCCCTCGCCACCCTTCGGCCAGTCTTCGGCTGCGGTCAGCCCCTCCTTCCTGCCGCGCTCCACCATACCGCTCACCTTCACCACGGCCACCTTTGCCGCCACCAAGTTTGGCTCCACCAAGATGAAGAACAGTGGGCGCGGTGGCGCTAGCAATGGCAACAGCAACGGTAATGGCGGCAAGGTGGCCCGCACCTCCCCCACCAACCTGGGCCTGAATGTGAACAACCTGCTGAAGCAGAAAGCCATGTCCACCTCGATGCACTCACTCTACAGTCTGGGGCTGGgcacccagcagcagcagcagcagcagcagcagcagcagcaacaacagcagcagaaagCCTCTGCACTGTCCCCCAATGCTAAGGAGTTTGTGTTCCCCAACCTTCAGGGCCCAGGCAGTGCCGGAGGAGCGTTTGGAGGTGACAACCCCCTCAATCTCAGCCCCCTCCAGTACAATAATGCCTTCGATATGTTTGCAGCCTACGGGAGCCTCAACGACAAGTCCCTCATGGATGGCCTAAACTTCAGTTTGAGCAACATGCAGTATTCTAACCAGCAATTCCAGCCAGTCATGGCTAACTAA